A window from Mytilus galloprovincialis chromosome 8, xbMytGall1.hap1.1, whole genome shotgun sequence encodes these proteins:
- the LOC143043017 gene encoding uncharacterized protein LOC143043017 yields the protein MFFLCNLPFVVFISIQCIKLSFGQFCYDVKPNGREVRYCCANWELKNGQCVECKIGFYTEAGGSCKPCNTNYYGYKCIEYCSCRQNQICNYVFGCIDVTVSTATDYITTDETTIQQKQKNESQYTTARVRDENHVTVPHVVNSEQDQPVISITKQQLIIFSFSAVGFFLLLGLLFLCWRYKKKAKSRHITNLSLKDQGEFANRHKNEEADFNKDHKSNTSCSSESLYDEIDESSMIKSFKRLQIISQISNPYLDVLDEPKIPTKTEKQLSVSSCYLTPVTRNKKSKHLSDNTYIDVISGSESPKSYQSTTSDESNYLTPVNFHRLDNCKGSLGSDTCLNDEGDYLPPYTSVLSAQIYLLQENAVSSKNHQAHDDNSYSYDELNEHKYSHLYQQLNDGWETKPPTYMTTFSKSRHDATETDASTPSDITPSKCPNESVPVTDRSAPSDIVPNKDLLVKEDNVPSSNSSFSSLNEGVTVISDNTTLFFTSCHSSNEDITITDNIETDNSDPLLGISHRNENQHDKCSIICDMKEHSFNCTHEVSLKEQEINTSIESYVIIPDKVTDDFQSSI from the exons ATGTTTTTTCTGTGTAATCTTCCATTTGTAGTTTTTATAAGTATTCAGTGCATTAAACTTTCATTTGGACAATTCTGCTACGATGTCAAACCTAATGGAAG gGAGGTACGCTATTGTTGTGCAAACTGGGAATTAAAGAATGGACAATGTGTTG AATGTAAGATAGGATTTTACACAGAAGCAGGAGGTAGTTGCAAACCATGTAACACTAACTATTATGGATATAAATGTATCGAATACTGCAGCTGCAGACAAAATCAAAT TTGTAATTATGTATTCGGATGTATAGATGTTACAGTTTCCACTGCTACGGATTATATCACTACAG ATGAAACAACTATTCAACAGAAGCAAAAGAACGAATCACAGTATACTACAGCAAGGGTTCGAG ACGAAAATCATGTTACGGTTCCACATGTTGTAAACAGTGAGCAGGACCAGCCAGTTATAT CAATCACAAAACAACAGTTGATTATATTCTCGTTCTCAGCAGTCGGTTTCTTCTTACTACTTGGATTATTGTTTCTTTGTTGGAGATATAAAAAGAAGGCAAAATCAAGACACATTACAAATTTATCACTTAAAGATCAAGGCGAATTTGCAAATAGACACAAGAATGAAGAAGCCGATTTTAATAAAGACCATAAATCTAATACGTCATGTAGTTCTGAAAGCTTATATGATGAAATTGATGAATCGTCCATGATAAAATCATTTAAGAGATTGCAGATAATAAGTCAGATTTCCAATCCATACTTGGATGTTTTAGATGAACCAAAGATTCCgacaaaaactgaaaaacaaCTTTCAGTAAGTTCTTGTTACCTTACACCGGTaactagaaataaaaaaagtaaacatctATCGGACAACACATACATTGATGTAATCAGCGGTTCGGAGAGTCCTAAAAGTTACCAAAGTACAACTTCAGACGAATCCAACTATTTAACTCCAGTTAATTTTCACCGGTTGGATAATTGTAAAGGATCTCTTGGTAGTGATACATGTTTGAACGATGAAGGTGATTACTTACCACCGTACACATCAGTTCTTTCAGCTCAAATCTATTTATTACAAGAAAATGCAGTTTCTTCCAAAAATCACCAAGCACATGACGACAATTCTTATTCCTATGATGAATTAAACGAACATAAATATTCACATTTGTACCAACAATTAAATGATGGCTGGGAGACCAAACCTCCTACTTATATGACCACATTTTCTAAGTCAAGGCACGATGCCACAGAGACAGATGCCAGCACACCTTCTGATATAACTCCTTCGAAATGTCCAAATGAAAGTGTTCCAGTTACTGACAGAAGTGCACCTTCCGACATTGTTCCAAACAAAGACCTCTTAGTAAAGGAAGACAATGTGCCCTCCAGTAATAGTTCATTTTCCTCTTTAAATGAAGGCGTCACAGTTATAAGTGACAATACCACTTTATTCTTTACATCATGTCATTCTTCAAATGAAGATATTACAATTACAGACAACATTGAAACTGACAATTCAGATCCCCTGTTGGGCATTTCTCATAGAAATGAAAATCAACATGATAAATGCTCTATAATATGCGATATGAAAGAGCATTCTTTTAACTGCACACACGAAGTTTCTCTCAAGGAACAAGAAATTAATACTTCTATAGAAAGTTACGTCATAATACCAGATAAAGTCACCGATGACTTTCAGTCAAGTATATAA